TCCTCGCCGTTGTCAACTTTCAGCCGGCCCGTAAACAGCAAGAAGCGGTTGTCCGCCGTCAGAGCCGGAAAGTACTGATAACGAAAGTTATTAAGTGGTTCACCTAAACGAGTAGGTGTAATACCTATTGGGTTAGCCATTGCCTTGATGGCAAACTCACAGTTCAGCAACTGCCGTTGGGCACGAGCCTGATTGCGCAACACCTTGGGCGCCACCTTGAGGTACTTCTTGTAGCTATCAGCGGCGGTCGAGTAGTCGCCAAACGACATAGCTAGCTCACCCAGCGTGTAGTAGTCCGTGGCGCGCGCCGGGTCGAGCGTTGCTTTCGCCAGCCCATCGCGGTACGCTTGGAAGGCCGCCTGGTTTTCGCCCATCGCCTTTAGCAAAGAACCCTTCTTGATGAACGGCTCCGGCAACGACGGAAATTTTTGATTGAGCTGCGTGAGCGTCTCAATGGCTTTCGGAAAGTCACGGGCAGTAGCTTGCTCTTGCGCTTTCTCCCACAAGTTGTTCGCCTTTGTATTTGTCGACGCGAGTTTGGCTTGCGACTGAGCTAACGTGGGTGAGAGAACCGCTAAGGACAACAGCAGGGAAGCAGAAAACAAACGGCGCATGAGGAAGCTAAAGACCTACGGAATGTCGAGAAATTTGTGCGTTTGCAAGGAAACTTGCCACTGGGGGTGCTCCTTCACATAATCGACAATGAGCGGCATCATGGCGGTGGCTTTGCTCCACTCGGGCTGCAAGTATAGGCGGGTATGCTCGCCTACCTGCGCCGCATGCTGTTCAGCCCAGGTAAAGTCGCTTTTGTTGAAGACGATGATCTTCAACTCGTTCGCCTGTCTGAGCACTTCGGGCAGGGGCGCCTTGAATTTCTTCGGCGATACGCAGATCCAATCCCACTGTCCTGAAAGCGGGTAGGCACCGGAGGTTTCGATCCACGTTTGGCAGCCGGCTTCTTTGAGCGCACCGGTCAATGCGGTAAGATCGTGCATGAGGGGTTCACCGCCGGTAATCACGACGTTACGGCCGGGGTGAGCGGTGACGGCGGCTACCATATCGGTAATAGCCACGCGCGGGTGCTGGTCAGCGTCCCACGACTCTTTCACGTCGCACCACACGCAGCCTACATCGCAGCCACCTAGGCGCAGAAAGTAGGCCGCCCGGCCGGTATTGTATCCCTC
This Hymenobacter sp. GOD-10R DNA region includes the following protein-coding sequences:
- a CDS encoding 7-carboxy-7-deazaguanine synthase QueE → MEQFYTIQGEGYNTGRAAYFLRLGGCDVGCVWCDVKESWDADQHPRVAITDMVAAVTAHPGRNVVITGGEPLMHDLTALTGALKEAGCQTWIETSGAYPLSGQWDWICVSPKKFKAPLPEVLRQANELKIIVFNKSDFTWAEQHAAQVGEHTRLYLQPEWSKATAMMPLIVDYVKEHPQWQVSLQTHKFLDIP